GTGCCGAGCACGAGGCCGCCGACCAGAGCACCCGGCACCGAGTCGAGCCCGCCCAGGATGATCGCCGGGAAGGCGAAGAACCCGATGTTCGCGACTCCCACCGGATCGACCGAGGCACGCAGGGCGAACGCGATGCCCGCGAAGGCCGCCGTCAGTCCGGCCAGACCCCAGGCGATGGTCGCGATCCGTGCCGCGCTCACGCCCAGGTGCACCGACAGCCCGGGGTTGTCGGCGACTGCGTTCATCTGCAGGCCGAGCTGCGTCTTGGCCAGGACCAGCAGCAGCACCGAGACCACGATGAGGGTCATCGCGACCGAGACGAGGTCCGCCACCGTGATCGTGGCGCCGGCGACCTTGAACGAGGTGGTCCCCACGACGTCCGGCAGAGCGAGCGGACTCGTCCCGTACCGCACCGCGACGATCGCCTGCAGGACGCCGGCGAGACCGATCGTCGCCACGGAGGTGGCGAACGGCTCTCGTGCGGCGATGCGGGCGAAGCACGCGAGGTAGACCAGGGCACTCAGGACCGCCACGACCGACACCGTGATGAGCGTGGCCACCGTGAACGGCAGCTCGTGGCGCTTCACGAGGTCGTAGAAGATGAAGGCGCCGAGGAGCATGAAGGCCCCTTGGCAGAAGCTCAGCACCTTCGAGGCCCGGAAGAGCAGGACGAAGCCCACTCCCACCAAGCCGTAGAGCGCTCCGGTGACTATGGAGCCCCAGACTGCTTGCGCGAAGACCACGGTTCGACTCTCCCTCGCTGGCGCATGCGGTTCCGGAAGCCCGGAACCGATTCTGACATCGACGTCACTTTATGGTGCGGGTCACATGTCGTCAAGGGAGTTCCGGGATCGCTGCGCCGCGAGATCGGTCAGCAGTGCCCACGTCCGCTCCTCGTCCCCTCCGCGCGCGACGACATGGGCCGCGACCTCGGTGACCCCGGCCTCGGTCAGGCGGCGCAGCCCGGCCACCACCTCACCCTCGTCCCCGACGATGGCGACCGAGGCGATCCCGTCGACGCCCTCGCGCTCGAGCACCCGCCGGTAGGACGGCAGGGCGTCGTTCGCGCCGAGCTTGCGCGCGATCGCCGCGCGGACCTTGTCCGGATCGCTCGTCACACACAGCGGGATCGCCGCGATGATCCTGAACGGTGTCGTCCGCGACGCCGCGGCGGGCGCGATCACCTGCTCGATCGTGCGCGGTCCCGCCGCCCACGTGACGACACCGTCGGCATGCTCGGCCGCGACGGCCGCCATCCTCGGATTCACGGCCCCGAGCACGACCTGGGGCGACGGGATCCGCGGTTGCATGCGCTCGGGCTGCCCGCCCGCCATGAGATCCCTCAGCTCGGCCAGGTACGTCGTCATGGTCGCGAGCGGAGGCGTCCACTCGGCCCTGAAGATCCCCTCGGCCAACGGCCGGTGCGACGTCCCGAGGCCGAGGGTGAGCCGACCTCCCGACAGCTCGGCGACGGTGAGCGCCTGCTGGGCCAGCGCGTAGGGCGAGCGCAACGGGATGGGCACGACGGCGGTCCCGACCTCCACGTCGGGCACCAGCGCCGCGGCGACACCGAGCGCGGTCATCGTGTCGAGGCCGTTCAGCATCGGCGCCCAGTAGCCGCCCAGGCCAGCCTCGGCGACCCGACGCACCTCGCCGACCACCTGCTCGACGGTCCCGTGGTTGGTGGTGGACGAGTGCAGGCAGTAGCGGGTCACAGGTGGGTCCTCATCAGTTGTCCGCCGTCGACCAGGAGCTCGGAGCCCACCAGGTACGAGGCGCGGTCGGAGAGCAGGAACGCCACGACGTGGGCGACCTCCTCGGGGGTTCCCGGACGCCCGAGGGGCACCCAGGAGGACACGCGGGGAACGCTCGCCGCGGGCAGCATCGGCGTGTCGATCGCTCCGGGCAGCACCGTGTTGAGCCGGATGCCCAGCTCGGCCAGCTCGAGTGCCGCGACCTGCGCCAGACCACGAGCGGCCCACTTCGACGCGGAGTACCCGGCATGACCCACGAACGGACGCATGGCGGCATTGCTGACCGTGACGACGACAGCGGGGTCGTCGGCCGCCTTGAGGAGGGGGACGCACGCCTGGAGCCCGAGCAGCAGGCCGAGCGTGTTCACGCGCCACGCGCGCTCGAAGTCGCCGACCTCCTCGTCGACCAGGGCGGCTCGGTGCAGGAGCCCGGCGTTGCTCACCAGCCCGTCGAGCCGACCGAAGCGCGTCTCGACGGCAGCCGTGACTCGATCCCAGTCCGCCGCGGCACTGACGTCCATCGGCGCGACCAGCACGCGGTCCTCGGGCAGGTCCGCCGCGGCCCGGACGAGGGCCTCCTCACGGAGGTCGCCCATCACGACGGCGCAGCCCTCGTCCAGCAGCACCCGGGTCACCGCCAGGCCCTGGCCGCGAGCGGCACCGGTGACGAGGACGACCCGCGTCATCCGTCCGCTCCGGCCGACCGTGCTGACGACCGCTCGACCAGCCGCGCGACCAGCGCGCGGTGGGCGTCCGTCCCGGCGAGGCGGACATGGATCCGTGCGTCGCGGTCGCACGCCTCTGCGAAGGACAGCGACGGCGCGAGATCGGACGCCGACAGCATGGCCTCGACCGCGGCGGCCGGGACCCGGGCCAGGCGTCGTGCCAGCGCGAGGCCTCTCTCCATCAGCTCGTGGTCCGGATGCACCTCGCTGACCAGGCCCCGCCGCAGCGCCTCCGACGCGGGGACGGGTGCCGAGGTGAGCAGCAGCTCGCGCGCGGTCGACCGGCCCACGAGGTCGTGCAGCAGCCAGTTGCACCCGAAGTCCCCCGCGAGGCCGACACGACCGAAGCCGGTCATGAGCATCGCCGACTCCCCGGCGACTCGCAGATCGCACGCCAGCGCGAGCGCGAGGCCCGCGCCGACGGCCGGCCCGTCCACGATCGCCACGGTCGGCTTGCCGAGCTCGCGCAACCGGACGACCGTCCGCCGCTGGGCGTCGGACTGCGCGGCGGCGCGGCGCTCGGGCTCGTCGGCCGGACCGAAGATGCTGCGGCCCTGCGCCATCAGCCGGACGTCGCCGCCGGCGCAGAAGGCACCGCCGGCACCCGTCAGCGCGACCGCCCGCACGGCATCGGACGTGGCCGCGAGGTCCAACGCCTGCGCGAGGGCTTCGAGCAGGTCGAGCGAGAGGGCATGGCGTGCCCCGGGTCGGTCGAGCGTGACGAGCAGGACGCCCGTGTCGTCGAGCTCCGCGCGGAGGGCGGGGGTCCCGTCCATCGTCTCTCGCATGAGTTCTCCTTTTTTGATATTGACGTCAAAGTTATAGTGAGGCGACGCACCCCACAAGCACCCCGGAGGATCGCCGTGGAAACCACGACCCTGCCGCTCGACGGCATCACGGTCGTCGCCTTCGAACAGGCCGTCTCGGCCCCGTACGCGACCCGCATGCTCGCCGACCTCGGCGCCCGCGTGATCAAGGTCGAGCGCCCGGGCGTGGGCGACTTCACCCGGCACTTCGACCGCGACGCGGGTGGGCTCGCCACGCACTTCGTCTGGCTGAACCGCAACAAGGAGTCCGTCGCGCTCGATGTGAAGGACCCCGCCTCGCGGCCCGCCCTGGAGGCACTGCTGGACCGGGCCGACATCGTGATCCAGAACCTCGCGCCGGGCGCGGCGGAGCGACTGGGCCTCGACGCCGAGGCGCTCGTGGCGGCACGTCCGGGGCAGATCGCCATCGACATCTCCGGGTACGGACACGACGGGCCGAACCGGCACCGCCGCGCCTACGACCTGCTGGTGCAGGCCGAGGCGGGATCCTGCGCCTCGACGGGCTGGCCCGGGCGCCCGGCACGTCCCGCGATTCCGTCGGCGGACGTAGGCAGCGGGCTCATGGCCGTCGTCGCGGCGCTCGCGGCACTGCGTGATCGGGAACGGCACGGGCGCGGTGCGCCCATCCACGTGAACATGTTCGACGTCACGACCGACTTCCTCGGCTTCGCGCTGCTGCACGCCCACTACACCGGCCAGGAGCGCGTGCCCCACGGGATGAGCTCGCCCACGGTCGCCCCCTACTCCGCCTATCCCACGCGCGACGGCCGCCAGGTCGTCCTCGGCACCACGAACGACGGGGAGTGGCAGCGACTCACGCGCGACCTGCTCGATCGCGCCGACCTCGCCGAGGAGCCGGCCTACGCGACGAACGAGCAGCGCTGGCACCACACGGACGTCATCGACGCCGAGATCGCACGGTGGACGAGTGCGCACGACGCGCAGGACATCTGTGATCGCGCCGACGCCGCCGGCATCGGCAGCGCGATCCTGCGCAGCGTGCCCGAGGCGGCCCGCCATCGAGAGCTGGAGGAGCGAGGTCGCTGGGCGGACGTGCCGTCGCCCGTCGGGCCGGTCGCCAGTCTCCTCCCGCCCTTCGACCTCGGATCGGCGCCGGCGCGACTGGACGGCGTCCCGGGGCTGGGCGAGCACACCGAGAAGATCCTGGCCGAGCTCGGGGTCGAGCATGCGTGAGCCGGCCAGCGCCCTGCCCGAGCAGGTGCAGCGGTCGTACCTCGAGCGGGGCCTGTGGGACGAGCGACCGCTCGGCTCCGGCCTGGAGGACTGGGCCGAGCGGGAAGCCGGGCGCGTCGCGCTGGTCGACGCCGAGGGCACCTGGACCTACGGCGAGCTCGCCCGCCGCGTGTCGGCCGCCGTCCGACGACTGAGAGGCCTCGGCGTGGGACCGGGCAGCGTGGTGCTCCTGGTGGCGCCCGTCAGCGCCCCCGCGGTCGCCGCCTACCTGGCCCTCCTGCGGACCGGCGCCCTCGTGGTGGCGCTCGACCGGAAGGCCGGGATGTCCGACGTGCGACACGCACGGGACCAGCACCGGATCAGCGCCGCCCTGGCGCCCGACGGGGTCGAGATCGGTCTCGACGACCTGGGTGTCCCCGTCCTGGACCTGGACTCCGTCGTGACGGACGGGGCGCCCGCCGGGAGCGGGCCCGAGCCCGATCCCGCCGCCCCGGCCGTGGCCCTGCCCACCTCGGGGACGACGAGCCGTCCGAAGACCGTCCTGCACTCCATCCGCACCCTGCGGGCCGGTGCCCGCAACATGGCCGTCACCACGGCGTTCGCCGAGCACGACGCGGCCTTTCTCAGCAGTCCGATCGCGAGCATCACGGGACTGATGCACGTGCACCTGGCGATCGATCGCGGCGGCGCGCTCGTCCTGGAGGAGCGGTTCGAGCCCGCGGCCTCCCTGGACCGCGTGATCCGGCACGGATGCACGGTGCTCGGCGGCGCGCCCGTGATCGCCGAGGAGCTCCTGCGTGAGGCTGCGCGCCGGGGACTGCGCGACCTGCCGATCAGATCCGTGGCACTCGGCGGCGCCATGATCCCGCGCGACCTGGTCGAGACCGCGATGCGGGACTGGGGCATCGTCCCGAGCCGCGTGTACGGCTCGTCCGAGGTCCCGGTCGCCACCCACACGCTGCCCGAGGACCGCGACGAGTCGCGGCTGGGCGACGACGGCGCCCCGGCGGAGGGGACCGAGATCCGGATCTCCGACGAGGGAGAGGTGCTGGTGCGCGGGCCGATGCTGTTCCTCGGGTACGCCGACCCCGCCGACCAGGTGACCGCGTTCACCGGCGACGGGTGGTTCCGCACGGGCGACCTCGGCACCGTGCACGACGGTCGCCTCGCCGTGACCGGCCGCCTCAAGGAGATCGTGATCCGCAAGGGCCTCAAGGTCTCGCTGCCCGAGATCGACGCCGCCGCTCGGTCGCTGCCGGACGTGGAGGAGGTCGCGGCCTACGCCGTGCCCGACCCGCAGACCGGGGAGCGCCTCGCCCTGGCCGTGCGCCCCTCGCCGGGCCGGGCCCCCACCCTGGCGTCCGTCGTCGAGGCGCTGCGGACGGACGGGCTGGCGACCCGCAAGCTGCCCGAGGAGCTCGTGGTGTGGGAGGAGCCGCTCCCCCGCACCGCCACCGGCAAGATCCAGCGCGCCCGGCTGGCCGCGGGTGGCGCGCGACGCTACCTCGCGGACCGCCTCCTCGCCGACGACGCGCCAGCACGACCATTCGACTCCGACATCACCGTTGATTCAGGAAAGGACAGAGGATGACCACGACCGACGCCGCCCGATACGCACGGGTGAGCACGCTGCTGACCGACTACGCGGTTCACATCGACGCCCGCGAGCAACGAGCCTGGGCCGAGCTGTTCCTGCCGGACGGCGTCCTGGAGTTCGGCCGGCGGCGCACGGTGGGCCACGAGGCCCTGGAGGAGTTCGCCGCCGCGTCGCCGCCGGGGATCCACCTGGGTGGCGCCCCCACCATCCGCGAGTCCGGTGACCGCCTGACCGTCCGCTCGCAGTTCATCTTCACGCCGGCCGACGGCACGCCCGGCGTCTCCGGGAGCTACGTGGACGTGATCGTCGACGACGGCGAGAGGGCGCGCTTCGTGCACCGCACCATCACGATCGTGAGCCCGGCACGGCCGGAGCGCGGCTGAAGGTCGACGGACCCCGCAGTGCGTCAGGGCCTGTGTAATCTGACGACCGACCAGAAGGAGTGGTGATGGCGGACAACGAACCTCGCTCGGCCAAGGGGCGCCGAACGCGGGTGCGCCTCTTCGAGGCGGGAAAGACGGTGTTCGAGCGCGACGGCTTCCTGCCCGCGCGCGTCACCGACATCTCGGCCGAGGCAGGCGTCTCGCACGGCTCCTTCTACCACTACTTCGACTCCAAGGAGACCCTGTTCCGCGAGATCGCCGAACAGGTCGAGGTGCGCCTGGTGGGCATGGACGAGCTGGCCTACGAGGGCGATCCGCCCCCGGTCGTCGAGCGCATCCGCGAGTCGAACCGCGCGTACCTGCGGGCCTACAAGAAGGAAGCCCGCATCATGCGGGTGATCGAGGAGGTCAGCCGCTACGACTCCGAGGTCCAGGCCGTGCGCAAGCGCCGCGACGACCACCTCGCCTCGCGCATGGAGAGCTCGATCACCCGGCTGCAGGAGAAGGGCCTGGCCGACCGCCGGGTGAACGTCCGGTACGCGGCCACGGCCCTCGGCAGCATGGTCGCGCGCTTCGCGGAGGAGATGTTCATCCGCGGCGGCGACTTCGAGATGAACGAGGCCGTGGAGCAGCTGACGCTGCTGTGGTGCAACGCGCTGGGCATCGAGATCGAGTAGCCAAGAATCATTATTGACGTCGACTAATGTTTTGGGCAGACTGAGGCTCCGATCCCCAAGGAGTGGCTGCCCATGTCTCACGACGTCATCACCGTCGAGGTCGACGACACCGTCGCCGTCATCACGCTCAACCGGCCTGACGACCTCAACGCGTCGAACGCCGCCCTGCACGGCCGGCTCGCCACGATCTGGGACGAGGTCGCGGCGCTCGACGGGATCCGCGCGGTCGTCCTGACCGGCGCCGGACCGGCCTTCTCCGCCGGCGGGGACTTCGGCCTGCTCGACCAGATGGTCCAGGACCCGCAGCTGCGCTCCGACGTCATGGACGAGGCGGCCGTGATCGCCCGTGCCGTCGTCGACTTCCCCCTGCCGCTGATCGCCGCCGTGAACGGTCCGGCCGTGGGTCTCGGCGCGAGCCTCGCCGGTTTCGCCGACCTGGTCGTGATGGACGAGAAGTCGTTCCTGGCCGACCCGCACGTCTCGCTGGGTCTCGTGGCCGGCGACGGCTCGGTGCTGTCCTGGCCGCTGCACATCGGGCTGCAGCGCGCGAAGGAGTGGATCCTGCTCGGGGGCCGCATCTCGGCCCAGGAGGCGCTGCGCATCGGCCTGGCCAACCGCGTGGCCCCGGCCGGTCAGGCGCTGAAGGAGGCGCTGGAGCTGGCTCGTCGCGTCGCCGCGCTGCCCCCGCAGTCCGTGCGGGGCACCCTGGACGCCCTCGACCGTCCCCTCCGCGACCGCATGGCGTCCGACCTCGACCCCATCCTCGACTCCGAGAAGCAGTCGTTCGACGAGCCCGAGTTCCAGGCGAACCTCGCCCGGCTCTCCGCCGCGTCCAAGTAGTCCACCACCGATCCAGGAGAGCTCCGTGCCAGAAGCCGTCGTCGTCGCGTCCGCCCGAACCCCCATCGGGAGGGCCCACAAGGGATCCCTCACCGACGTCCGGGCCGACGACCTCGCCGCGTTCGCCGCGTCGTCCGCCCTCGAGCAGGTCCCGGGTCTCGACCCGTCGCTCATCGAGGACCTCTACCTCGGCGCGTCGAACCACACGGGTGAGCAGTCGCAGAACCTGGCCCGGCGCGTCGCCGTCCTGCTCGGTCGCGACGACCTCCCGGGAGTGGCCGTCAACCGCGCCTGCGCATCGTCCATCCAGACCACACGCATGGCGTTCCACGCGATCCGCGCCGGCGAGGGCGAGGCCTTCCTCTCCGTCGGTGCCGAGAGCGTGTCACGCTTCCGGACGCCGCCCGAGGGCGTGGAGCACCCCGGATTCGACGAGGCGCGGGCACGGACGGCGCGCCGTGCGGAGGGCGACGACGGCCCGTGGAGTGATCCCCGCGAGCACGGAGCGCTGCCGGACTACTACATCCCGATGGGCCACACGGCCGAGAACGTCGCGGAGCACAGCGGCGTCAGCCGCGAGGACCAGGACGCGTTCGCGCTGCGCTCGCAGCAGCAGTACGCCGCCGCGGAGGAGTCGGGCTTCAACGCCCGGGTCATCACACCGCTCACGCTGCCCGACGGCACCGTCGTGGACCGCGACGACTCCCCTCGGCCGCAGACCACCCTGGAGAAGCTCGGCCAGCTCCAACCCGTGTTCCGCCCCGGTGGCACCGTGACGGCGGGCAACAGCTGCCCGCTCAACGACGGCGCTGCCGCGCTCGTGGTGGTGAGCGACCGCGTCGCCGCGACGCTGGACGCTCCGCTCAAGGCACGCGTCCTCGGCACGGCCGCGACCGGGATCTCTCCGGAGATCATGGGGCTCGGCCCGGTCGAGGCGACCGCGAAGGTGCTCCAGCGGTGCGGCCTGCAGGCTGCCGACCTCGACGTCATCGAGATCAACGAGGCGTTCGCCGCCCAGGTCATCGCCTCCCAGCGTGCGCTCAAGCTCGATGAGGACAAGGTCAACGTCAACGGCGGCGCGATCGCCCTGGGCCACCCCTTCGGCATGACCGGCGCACGCCTGATCGGGCAGGCCATGCACCTGCTGCAGGAGCGCGACGAGGAACTGGCCCTGGTGACCCTCTGCGTCGGGATGGGCCAAGGCATGGCCCTCGTCCTGCAGCGTGTCGCCTGATTCGCGAAAGGACTGAGCCCATGCGTCTGAGCCTGTACGACCAGGAGCACGAGGACTTCCGGTCGATGATCCGCACCTATCTGCGCGACGAGGTCGTTCCGGCCTACCCCCAGTGGGAGGCCGACGGCCTGGTGCCGCGGTCGTTCTTCGAGCGACTCGGGGAGCTCGGCGTGATGGGCCTGACGATCCCCGAGCAGTTCGGCGGCTCGGGTGAGCCCAGCTACCGCTTCGGCGCGATCATCAGCGAGGAGGTGTCGGCCGCCGTCGTGGCGACCG
This genomic interval from Aeromicrobium choanae contains the following:
- a CDS encoding nuclear transport factor 2 family protein; translation: MTTTDAARYARVSTLLTDYAVHIDAREQRAWAELFLPDGVLEFGRRRTVGHEALEEFAAASPPGIHLGGAPTIRESGDRLTVRSQFIFTPADGTPGVSGSYVDVIVDDGERARFVHRTITIVSPARPERG
- a CDS encoding class I adenylate-forming enzyme family protein is translated as MREPASALPEQVQRSYLERGLWDERPLGSGLEDWAEREAGRVALVDAEGTWTYGELARRVSAAVRRLRGLGVGPGSVVLLVAPVSAPAVAAYLALLRTGALVVALDRKAGMSDVRHARDQHRISAALAPDGVEIGLDDLGVPVLDLDSVVTDGAPAGSGPEPDPAAPAVALPTSGTTSRPKTVLHSIRTLRAGARNMAVTTAFAEHDAAFLSSPIASITGLMHVHLAIDRGGALVLEERFEPAASLDRVIRHGCTVLGGAPVIAEELLREAARRGLRDLPIRSVALGGAMIPRDLVETAMRDWGIVPSRVYGSSEVPVATHTLPEDRDESRLGDDGAPAEGTEIRISDEGEVLVRGPMLFLGYADPADQVTAFTGDGWFRTGDLGTVHDGRLAVTGRLKEIVIRKGLKVSLPEIDAAARSLPDVEEVAAYAVPDPQTGERLALAVRPSPGRAPTLASVVEALRTDGLATRKLPEELVVWEEPLPRTATGKIQRARLAAGGARRYLADRLLADDAPARPFDSDITVDSGKDRG
- a CDS encoding acetyl-CoA C-acyltransferase translates to MPEAVVVASARTPIGRAHKGSLTDVRADDLAAFAASSALEQVPGLDPSLIEDLYLGASNHTGEQSQNLARRVAVLLGRDDLPGVAVNRACASSIQTTRMAFHAIRAGEGEAFLSVGAESVSRFRTPPEGVEHPGFDEARARTARRAEGDDGPWSDPREHGALPDYYIPMGHTAENVAEHSGVSREDQDAFALRSQQQYAAAEESGFNARVITPLTLPDGTVVDRDDSPRPQTTLEKLGQLQPVFRPGGTVTAGNSCPLNDGAAALVVVSDRVAATLDAPLKARVLGTAATGISPEIMGLGPVEATAKVLQRCGLQAADLDVIEINEAFAAQVIASQRALKLDEDKVNVNGGAIALGHPFGMTGARLIGQAMHLLQERDEELALVTLCVGMGQGMALVLQRVA
- a CDS encoding SDR family NAD(P)-dependent oxidoreductase; amino-acid sequence: MTRVVLVTGAARGQGLAVTRVLLDEGCAVVMGDLREEALVRAAADLPEDRVLVAPMDVSAAADWDRVTAAVETRFGRLDGLVSNAGLLHRAALVDEEVGDFERAWRVNTLGLLLGLQACVPLLKAADDPAVVVTVSNAAMRPFVGHAGYSASKWAARGLAQVAALELAELGIRLNTVLPGAIDTPMLPAASVPRVSSWVPLGRPGTPEEVAHVVAFLLSDRASYLVGSELLVDGGQLMRTHL
- a CDS encoding enoyl-CoA hydratase-related protein, with the protein product MRETMDGTPALRAELDDTGVLLVTLDRPGARHALSLDLLEALAQALDLAATSDAVRAVALTGAGGAFCAGGDVRLMAQGRSIFGPADEPERRAAAQSDAQRRTVVRLRELGKPTVAIVDGPAVGAGLALALACDLRVAGESAMLMTGFGRVGLAGDFGCNWLLHDLVGRSTARELLLTSAPVPASEALRRGLVSEVHPDHELMERGLALARRLARVPAAAVEAMLSASDLAPSLSFAEACDRDARIHVRLAGTDAHRALVARLVERSSARSAGADG
- a CDS encoding branched-chain amino acid ABC transporter permease, with product MVFAQAVWGSIVTGALYGLVGVGFVLLFRASKVLSFCQGAFMLLGAFIFYDLVKRHELPFTVATLITVSVVAVLSALVYLACFARIAAREPFATSVATIGLAGVLQAIVAVRYGTSPLALPDVVGTTSFKVAGATITVADLVSVAMTLIVVSVLLLVLAKTQLGLQMNAVADNPGLSVHLGVSAARIATIAWGLAGLTAAFAGIAFALRASVDPVGVANIGFFAFPAIILGGLDSVPGALVGGLVLGTLQNFVAAAFGAEWVDLIAFSMMLAFLMVRPTGLFGKAEVVRL
- a CDS encoding CaiB/BaiF CoA transferase family protein, which gives rise to METTTLPLDGITVVAFEQAVSAPYATRMLADLGARVIKVERPGVGDFTRHFDRDAGGLATHFVWLNRNKESVALDVKDPASRPALEALLDRADIVIQNLAPGAAERLGLDAEALVAARPGQIAIDISGYGHDGPNRHRRAYDLLVQAEAGSCASTGWPGRPARPAIPSADVGSGLMAVVAALAALRDRERHGRGAPIHVNMFDVTTDFLGFALLHAHYTGQERVPHGMSSPTVAPYSAYPTRDGRQVVLGTTNDGEWQRLTRDLLDRADLAEEPAYATNEQRWHHTDVIDAEIARWTSAHDAQDICDRADAAGIGSAILRSVPEAARHRELEERGRWADVPSPVGPVASLLPPFDLGSAPARLDGVPGLGEHTEKILAELGVEHA
- a CDS encoding LLM class flavin-dependent oxidoreductase — encoded protein: MTRYCLHSSTTNHGTVEQVVGEVRRVAEAGLGGYWAPMLNGLDTMTALGVAAALVPDVEVGTAVVPIPLRSPYALAQQALTVAELSGGRLTLGLGTSHRPLAEGIFRAEWTPPLATMTTYLAELRDLMAGGQPERMQPRIPSPQVVLGAVNPRMAAVAAEHADGVVTWAAGPRTIEQVIAPAAASRTTPFRIIAAIPLCVTSDPDKVRAAIARKLGANDALPSYRRVLEREGVDGIASVAIVGDEGEVVAGLRRLTEAGVTEVAAHVVARGGDEERTWALLTDLAAQRSRNSLDDM
- a CDS encoding TetR/AcrR family transcriptional regulator; its protein translation is MADNEPRSAKGRRTRVRLFEAGKTVFERDGFLPARVTDISAEAGVSHGSFYHYFDSKETLFREIAEQVEVRLVGMDELAYEGDPPPVVERIRESNRAYLRAYKKEARIMRVIEEVSRYDSEVQAVRKRRDDHLASRMESSITRLQEKGLADRRVNVRYAATALGSMVARFAEEMFIRGGDFEMNEAVEQLTLLWCNALGIEIE
- a CDS encoding enoyl-CoA hydratase/isomerase family protein; the encoded protein is MSHDVITVEVDDTVAVITLNRPDDLNASNAALHGRLATIWDEVAALDGIRAVVLTGAGPAFSAGGDFGLLDQMVQDPQLRSDVMDEAAVIARAVVDFPLPLIAAVNGPAVGLGASLAGFADLVVMDEKSFLADPHVSLGLVAGDGSVLSWPLHIGLQRAKEWILLGGRISAQEALRIGLANRVAPAGQALKEALELARRVAALPPQSVRGTLDALDRPLRDRMASDLDPILDSEKQSFDEPEFQANLARLSAASK